The DNA sequence TTGAGCAGCTCACCGGCCACGCGCGTATCCTCGGCCACCACGGCATCCACCTCCCCGAGCACTTTCACCGCACGCATGGTGATGTCGTCCAGGTTGCCGATGGGCGTGGGCACCAGTGTCAATGGGGCCTTGGAAGCGGTGCGCGGCGCGTCCATGGATCTCAGCGCTGCGTGGCGATGAACTCCCCGAGCAGCGTGTAGAGCTCGTGGAAGCGTGTGAGCGGCAAGGTCTCCGCGCGATCATGCACGTCGTGGTAGTGGGCCACGCCACCCAGCGTGTAGATGAAAATGGCGGGAACGCCGCGCTTCACGAATGGGCAATGGTCGCTGTTGCAGGCCGGTCCGCGTGACCTTACCTGCGGCAAAAGCGACGCACGCGCATTGATGCCGGACAGCCGGTCGTAGGCGGCCTGCTCGGCGGTGGCGTTCACCACGGTGATCCCATCATCGCCGGTGCCGAGGATGTCGAGGTTCACCATCATGCGGATCCGGCCCAGTGGGATGGGCTTGTCCTGCACGAACCATTCACTGCCCAGCAGGCCCGCCTCCTCACCGGCGAAGGCCACGAAGAGCAGGTTGTGCTTCGGGGGGCGCTTGGCGAAGCGTTCGGCCAGCGCGAGCAGCATGGCCACACCGCTCGCATTGTCGTTGGCGCCAGGGAACAGGGCCGAGGGCCCCATGCGCCCCAGGTGGTCGTAGTGCGCGCCGATCACCACCCAGTCCTTGCTCCTGCCCTTCACCATGCCCAGCACGTTGCGCGCCTGGTGAAGCGAGACCAGATTGTTGCGCACTTGCACGGCGAGGGTCCCCGCACTGTCCGTGACAAGCTCATCGCGTACCTCGATCAAGGGGTGGGGAAGTGCTTCGCGCGCCACGCCCCAGGTGAGTTTGCCCTTCACCGGCCTCACCACCGGCACATGCAGCATCAGTTCACGCTCCATGGCGGCATACATCGCCAGGGTGTCGGCATCCTTGGTCGCCGGGGTCCGGAATACAGCGGCATTCCCCGTCACCACACCCATGGTCATGGCGCGCCGCTCCGGGGTTAGCAGATCGGCCGGCGAAAGATGGACCAGCCGGTGGACGCCCTGGGCGGTGCCGCTGTGCGGTGCCACGAGATAGTCGGTACCAGGCACCAGCACCGCATCATCGATCACCACGCCGATGCTGTCCGGAAAGCTGTTCACCTTGAAGTGGAAGCGCTGGAAATGGTCCTCCTTCAAGGGCCTGAGACCGATGCGCTTGAACTCGCGCGCGATCCATTCGGCGGCGATGGAATCCCCGCCGGAGAAATAACCA is a window from the Flavobacteriales bacterium genome containing:
- a CDS encoding M28 family peptidase gives rise to the protein MRRPFIIGLLLAALPAVSAQDRDAVLSKARRDVAALTDPAMHGRGYFSGGDSIAAEWIAREFKRIGLRPLKEDHFQRFHFKVNSFPDSIGVVIDDAVLVPGTDYLVAPHSGTAQGVHRLVHLSPADLLTPERRAMTMGVVTGNAAVFRTPATKDADTLAMYAAMERELMLHVPVVRPVKGKLTWGVAREALPHPLIEVRDELVTDSAGTLAVQVRNNLVSLHQARNVLGMVKGRSKDWVVIGAHYDHLGRMGPSALFPGANDNASGVAMLLALAERFAKRPPKHNLLFVAFAGEEAGLLGSEWFVQDKPIPLGRIRMMVNLDILGTGDDGITVVNATAEQAAYDRLSGINARASLLPQVRSRGPACNSDHCPFVKRGVPAIFIYTLGGVAHYHDVHDRAETLPLTRFHELYTLLGEFIATQR